In Mercurialis annua linkage group LG6, ddMerAnnu1.2, whole genome shotgun sequence, the following are encoded in one genomic region:
- the LOC126686713 gene encoding peptidyl-prolyl cis-trans isomerase CYP26-2, chloroplastic, protein MLPAPKILQSSINLQSPTPLSPQIQNIPASPPSPTIKHFCKFSRRELAIAGNSSLLLLLSSHVLEPLNQSKARAEENPPDATETDRQEEKSSTSLNASCSDKATTKKAFLDISVDGKPVGRIVIGLYGESTPAGAARFSSLVSGTAGITYRRKEFVKIMPTYVQHGGVRSYGVDAELAKRTGGNLGAETLTDEWERDNECSGIKNLAGTVSIIVRDPLKPPPKSKLVARNGKLAIDQEEVGTDPNGTEFVITTKDSPELDASNLVIGRVLEGMEVAEMIGQVKTVRDNTSSPYFRVAKLVGDKRAVVAERGFNRPYSKVVVTNCGLME, encoded by the exons ATGTTACCAGCACCCAAAATCCTCCAATCCTCCATTAACCTTCAATCTCCAACACCATTATCTCCACAAATCCAAAACATACCCGCTTCGCCACCTTCTCCTACCATCAAACATTTCTGCAAATTTTCTCGAAGAGAGCTCGCCATCGCTGGCAACTCTTCGTTACTTCTTCTGTTGAGCTCTCATGTTCTAGAACCACTCAATCAATCAAAAGCAAGGGCTGAAGAAAATCCACCAGATGCCACCGAAACTGATCGACAAGAAGAGAAGTCGAGTACTAGTTTAAATGCGAGCTGCAGCGATAAAGCTACAACGAAGAAAGCTTTTCTTGATATATCCGTCGATGGAAAACCTGTTGGCCGCATTGTCATTGGATTATATGGAGAGAGTACCCCAGCTGGAGCTGCTAGGTTCAGCAGTCTTGTAAGTGGGACTGCTGGTATTACCTACAGAAGAAAAGAGTTCGTTAAAATCATGCCGACTTATGTGCAGCACGGGGGTGTGAGATCATATGGTGTTGATGCGGAGCTTGCAAAGAGAACAGGAGGTAACTTGGGAGCTGAAACTCTTACAGATGAATGGGAGAGAGACAACGAATGTTCAGGCATCAAAAATTTGGCAGGAACAGTTAGCATAATTGTAAGAGATCCATTGAAACCGCCTCCTAAGTCGAAATTGGTAGCAAGGAACGGAAAACTAGCAATTGATCAAGAAGAGGTAGGAACTGACCCGAATGGTACAGAGTTTGTAATCACCACGAAAGATTCTCCAGAGCTGGATGCCTCAAATCTGGTTATTGGAAGAGTACTGGAAGGAATGGAGGTTGCAGAGATGATTGGACAAGTAAAGACGGTACGAGATAATACCAGTTCCCCTTATTTCAG AGTAGCAAAGCTCGTTGGGGACAAAAGAGCTGTTGTTGCAGAAAGAGGGTTTAACAGACCGTACTCGAAGGTGGTTGTCACAAATTGCGGCTTGATGGAGTAA